Proteins encoded in a region of the Haloarcula sp. CBA1129 genome:
- a CDS encoding 2-amino-3,7-dideoxy-D-threo-hept-6-ulosonate synthase, translated as MTAGKRARLERIGTDDTYVIIPMDHGITMGAVKGLKDIESTIDAVTSGGADAVLTQRGIAGRVHPNKNDAGYITHLNGSTTIGPDEQDKRTTGTVQDAIRAGADAVSFHINVGSQYEPEQIEELSELTTEASQYGLPVLAMAYARGPDIDAENEDYNQSVGHAVRLAEELGADIVKTGYTGSAETFQHVVESTSLPVVIAGGSKGTDEDTVRMVRGTMDAGASGVSMGRSIFQHDEPEKIARAVSAVVHDDATTEEALREAGLAVEA; from the coding sequence ATGACTGCAGGAAAACGCGCACGACTCGAACGCATCGGGACAGACGACACATACGTCATCATCCCGATGGACCACGGCATCACAATGGGGGCTGTAAAGGGCCTCAAAGACATCGAATCCACCATCGACGCGGTCACCAGCGGGGGCGCGGACGCCGTCCTCACCCAGCGGGGTATCGCCGGGCGCGTCCATCCGAACAAGAACGACGCGGGCTACATCACGCATCTCAACGGCTCTACCACTATCGGGCCGGACGAGCAGGATAAGCGAACCACCGGCACTGTTCAGGACGCCATCCGCGCCGGGGCCGACGCCGTCTCGTTCCATATCAACGTCGGCAGCCAGTACGAACCCGAACAGATCGAAGAGCTCTCCGAACTGACGACCGAAGCCAGCCAGTACGGCCTGCCGGTGCTGGCGATGGCCTACGCCCGCGGCCCCGACATCGACGCCGAGAACGAGGACTACAACCAATCCGTCGGCCACGCCGTCCGGCTGGCCGAGGAACTCGGCGCGGACATCGTCAAGACGGGCTACACCGGCTCCGCGGAAACCTTCCAGCACGTCGTCGAGTCCACGTCGCTGCCGGTGGTCATCGCCGGCGGCTCGAAGGGGACTGACGAAGACACCGTTCGCATGGTCCGAGGAACGATGGACGCCGGGGCCTCCGGCGTCTCGATGGGCCGCTCTATTTTCCAGCACGACGAACCGGAGAAGATCGCCCGCGCCGTCTCCGCTGTCGTCCACGACGACGCCACCACCGAAGAGGCGCTCCGCGAGGCCGGACTGGCCGTCGAAGCTTAG
- a CDS encoding P-loop NTPase has translation MVTNHVYTVAGAKGGVGKTTSSINLGTLLATAGYSTVVVEMDLPMANLVDFLDVDIDTDEDATLHDVLAGDASVTDAMYETDTNLTIVPSGTTLDGYVDTDLDRLPDIVETLRWHHDVVLLDTPAGVSEETIRPLQLADEVLLVSTPRVASIRNVSNTKELAERVDAPVRGLILTKSGTGASPGADEISEFLNVELLGHVPEDDAVPHSQDGGVPVVQNAPSSGAAIAYKRISKQLVEAEKASTESTADTPTQSDSPIPDDTVSASRRTDHQTQPHTAESVGTTDGGRKIHHSDGSADDSDLIGPSPASQEAGADRPADDTAESAGSARTPVSERQPPGSEENAEAPSIIDGTDLVDTDSGLGDGAAENAHMPDAAAGTSQSAGNDLGQDTGASQHETEPATGSPSDSTRESDSEATNDGDDADGLGARMRALFGL, from the coding sequence ATGGTGACTAACCACGTCTATACAGTTGCCGGGGCGAAAGGCGGGGTCGGAAAAACGACATCCAGCATCAACCTCGGGACGCTGCTGGCAACAGCTGGATACTCGACTGTCGTCGTGGAGATGGACCTCCCGATGGCGAACCTCGTCGATTTTCTCGATGTAGACATTGACACCGACGAAGACGCGACGCTGCATGACGTACTCGCCGGCGACGCGTCAGTAACGGATGCGATGTACGAAACCGACACAAACCTCACAATCGTTCCGAGCGGGACCACGCTCGACGGGTACGTTGACACCGACCTCGACCGGCTTCCCGATATCGTCGAAACCCTCCGGTGGCACCACGATGTCGTTCTGTTAGACACGCCAGCGGGCGTGAGTGAGGAGACGATTCGGCCGCTCCAGCTCGCCGACGAGGTTCTGCTTGTTTCGACACCGCGGGTGGCGTCGATCCGGAACGTTTCGAACACGAAAGAGCTCGCCGAGCGGGTCGACGCGCCAGTCCGGGGCCTCATCCTCACGAAGTCCGGGACGGGCGCGTCACCGGGTGCCGACGAGATATCGGAGTTCCTCAACGTCGAACTGCTCGGTCACGTTCCGGAGGACGACGCCGTCCCGCACTCACAAGACGGCGGCGTCCCTGTCGTTCAAAACGCACCCAGCAGCGGCGCCGCAATCGCTTATAAACGGATCTCGAAACAGCTTGTCGAAGCAGAAAAGGCGTCAACTGAGTCCACAGCGGACACACCCACTCAATCGGACTCACCCATCCCGGACGACACAGTGTCAGCATCCCGTCGAACGGACCACCAGACACAGCCGCATACAGCCGAGTCCGTCGGCACAACGGACGGTGGCCGGAAAATTCACCACTCGGATGGGAGCGCTGACGATAGCGACCTGATCGGCCCATCGCCGGCCAGTCAGGAAGCCGGAGCTGATCGGCCGGCGGATGACACAGCGGAATCAGCTGGCTCCGCGAGAACGCCTGTCTCAGAGCGCCAGCCACCGGGATCAGAGGAGAACGCTGAAGCCCCGTCGATAATTGACGGCACTGATCTGGTAGACACCGATTCAGGACTGGGTGACGGAGCAGCTGAAAATGCCCACATGCCGGACGCGGCCGCTGGGACATCGCAATCCGCTGGCAACGATTTGGGCCAAGATACCGGCGCATCACAGCACGAGACTGAGCCGGCCACCGGCTCGCCGTCAGACTCCACGCGCGAAAGTGATTCGGAGGCCACCAACGATGGGGATGATGCTGACGGTCTCGGCGCGCGAATGCGGGCGTTGTTTGGCCTCTAA
- a CDS encoding 3-dehydroquinate synthase II codes for MTRSVWLKADSEVGDWETRKRRITAGIEAGVDWVLVDEEDVDRVSELGEINIAAFTNGDVHVMEAEAADSEADATIVGKDGEGDGTVDLPSDFSGSADLSTLRQNGAAPDGGYVRIFDEDYEAFAEAVAAEADFTIVIGENWQIIPLENLIARVGEETDLIAGVRTAEDARTAYETLELGADGVLLDTDDVDEIRKTVEVRDEMGRESLDLEYAEVTAIEQTGSADRVCIDTGSLMEHDEGMLVGSMARGLFFVHAETAESPYVASRPFRVNAGAVHAYVRTPDGGTKYLSELQSGDEVQIVDAKGRTREAIVGRAKIEKRPMFRVQAETADGDRIETLLQNAETIKVHTQDGRTAVTNLEPGDEILIYHEDTATHFGERIEESIIEK; via the coding sequence ATGACTCGAAGCGTCTGGCTCAAAGCCGACAGCGAAGTCGGCGACTGGGAGACACGGAAACGCCGGATAACCGCCGGTATCGAGGCCGGCGTCGACTGGGTACTGGTCGACGAGGAAGACGTCGACCGCGTCTCGGAACTCGGGGAGATAAACATCGCCGCGTTCACCAACGGCGACGTCCACGTGATGGAGGCCGAGGCAGCGGACTCAGAGGCCGATGCAACCATCGTCGGCAAAGACGGTGAGGGCGACGGCACGGTTGACCTTCCGTCCGATTTCTCCGGCTCAGCGGATCTTTCGACGCTCCGGCAGAACGGGGCCGCTCCCGATGGCGGCTACGTCCGCATCTTCGATGAGGACTACGAGGCCTTCGCCGAAGCGGTCGCCGCTGAAGCCGATTTCACTATCGTTATCGGCGAGAACTGGCAGATAATCCCGCTGGAGAACCTTATCGCCCGCGTCGGCGAGGAGACCGACCTTATCGCCGGCGTCCGGACCGCCGAGGACGCCCGAACGGCCTACGAGACGCTGGAGTTGGGGGCCGACGGCGTCCTGCTGGACACGGACGACGTCGACGAGATACGCAAGACCGTCGAGGTCCGCGACGAGATGGGCCGGGAGTCACTCGATCTGGAGTACGCCGAGGTCACCGCCATCGAGCAGACTGGCTCCGCCGACCGCGTCTGTATCGACACGGGCAGCCTGATGGAACACGACGAGGGGATGCTCGTCGGGTCGATGGCGCGCGGCCTCTTCTTCGTCCACGCTGAGACGGCGGAGTCGCCGTACGTCGCCTCCCGGCCGTTCCGGGTCAATGCCGGCGCGGTCCACGCCTACGTCCGAACCCCCGACGGCGGGACGAAGTACCTCTCGGAACTCCAGTCCGGTGATGAGGTCCAGATCGTCGACGCGAAGGGTCGCACCCGCGAGGCCATCGTCGGCCGCGCGAAAATCGAGAAGCGCCCCATGTTCCGCGTGCAGGCCGAGACCGCGGACGGCGACCGCATCGAGACGCTGCTCCAGAACGCCGAGACGATCAAAGTCCACACTCAGGACGGGCGAACCGCCGTCACGAACCTCGAACCCGGTGACGAAATCCTCATCTACCACGAGGATACGGCGACGCACTTCGGCGAACGGATCGAAGAGAGCATCATCGAGAAGTAA
- a CDS encoding DUF6677 family protein — MTDIGRKRPLLAVVLAFIFPGLGHFYLRKWGRGLLWLGFLFMLSVVFVVTGAIEPVTQLSLDAISSSYQSRPTEVTIGSVVITTLNVADAYWVAVNENQTQEVEAGMKCPNCGKELDEDIDFCHWCTTQLEPVEADQQ, encoded by the coding sequence ATGACTGACATAGGACGCAAGCGGCCGTTACTGGCCGTAGTGCTTGCGTTCATTTTCCCGGGATTGGGACACTTCTACCTTCGTAAGTGGGGTCGGGGACTGCTGTGGCTCGGGTTCTTGTTCATGCTGTCGGTGGTGTTTGTCGTCACTGGCGCTATCGAGCCCGTCACCCAGCTAAGCCTAGATGCTATCTCGTCGTCGTATCAGTCCAGACCCACGGAAGTAACAATCGGCTCGGTCGTGATTACGACGCTTAACGTCGCCGACGCCTACTGGGTCGCGGTCAACGAAAACCAGACACAGGAGGTCGAAGCCGGCATGAAGTGTCCGAACTGCGGCAAGGAACTCGATGAGGACATCGACTTCTGCCACTGGTGTACGACGCAACTGGAACCGGTCGAGGCAGACCAGCAGTAA
- a CDS encoding type I 3-dehydroquinate dehydratase, with translation MNFESFTLLAATDDLGVAPAARADADGVELRMDFADEPLAQLDAYDGELPVLVTNRPTWEGGEAADTAGRLDALETALEHDAVTAVDLELAALEGAGDHDAGRVADTARDNGASVVVSTHNFESTPDRDAIVSRLERACTHGDVGKMASTAQSPDDVLAMLGATREMTTGGEQVATMCMGAAGRHSRAVAPLYGSRIGYAPVDPADATAPGQYDLATLRTLVGQLQSNA, from the coding sequence ATGAACTTCGAGTCGTTCACGCTGCTCGCCGCTACCGATGACCTCGGGGTGGCGCCGGCCGCCCGCGCCGATGCCGACGGGGTGGAACTACGGATGGATTTCGCCGACGAGCCACTGGCACAACTAGACGCCTACGACGGTGAGCTCCCGGTACTCGTCACGAACCGACCGACGTGGGAGGGCGGCGAGGCGGCCGACACCGCCGGCCGACTCGACGCGCTCGAAACCGCGCTCGAACACGACGCCGTGACGGCCGTCGACCTCGAACTCGCAGCGCTCGAAGGAGCCGGCGACCACGACGCCGGACGGGTCGCCGATACGGCCCGCGACAACGGCGCATCCGTGGTCGTCTCGACGCACAACTTCGAGTCGACGCCCGACCGTGACGCCATCGTGAGTCGACTCGAACGAGCCTGTACACACGGCGACGTGGGAAAGATGGCAAGTACGGCCCAGTCGCCGGACGACGTACTGGCGATGCTGGGAGCGACCCGTGAAATGACGACCGGCGGCGAGCAGGTGGCCACGATGTGCATGGGTGCGGCCGGTCGCCACTCCAGAGCCGTCGCCCCGCTGTACGGCTCCCGTATCGGCTACGCGCCGGTCGACCCGGCCGACGCGACCGCACCGGGGCAGTACGACCTCGCGACGCTCCGGACGCTGGTCGGACAGCTACAGAGCAACGCCTGA
- a CDS encoding site-specific DNA-methyltransferase — METTHRVQTGDARTLDCPDDSVELVVTSPPYPMIEMWDDIFAELDPDIGSALDRGDGDRAFTLMHDVLDSVWAEIERVLVPGGIACINVGDATRSMDDGFRSYPNHAEITDRLTDHGLRALPDILWRKPTNSGAKFMGSGMVPPNAYPTLEHEHILVFRNGERRRLEPGADRRYESAYFWEERNEWFSDLWELRGEAQELDDGLRDRSGAFPLTVPYRLISMFSVYGDTVLDPFLGTGTTTLAAMVAGRNSVGVDRDPDLLSALEDRVATAPERSRTIAQERLADHRSWVEQRRADGKEPGYEAKQYDFAVNTKQEQRIQFYAVDSIEPTDDGFRAVHEPVE; from the coding sequence ATGGAGACGACACACCGGGTTCAAACCGGTGACGCCCGAACGCTCGACTGTCCCGACGACAGCGTCGAACTGGTGGTCACGTCCCCCCCGTACCCGATGATCGAGATGTGGGACGACATCTTCGCTGAACTGGACCCCGACATCGGATCGGCGCTGGACCGCGGCGACGGGGACCGAGCGTTCACGCTGATGCACGACGTACTCGATTCGGTGTGGGCGGAGATAGAGCGTGTTCTGGTTCCCGGCGGTATCGCCTGCATCAACGTCGGGGACGCGACACGTTCGATGGACGACGGCTTTCGCTCCTATCCGAACCACGCGGAGATAACCGACCGGCTGACCGACCACGGACTGCGCGCGCTGCCCGACATCCTGTGGCGCAAACCGACCAACAGCGGCGCGAAGTTCATGGGTTCGGGGATGGTCCCGCCCAACGCCTATCCGACGCTTGAACACGAACACATCCTCGTGTTCCGCAACGGGGAGCGCCGCCGCCTCGAACCGGGCGCTGACCGCCGCTACGAGAGCGCCTACTTCTGGGAGGAACGCAACGAGTGGTTCTCCGACCTCTGGGAACTCCGCGGCGAGGCACAGGAGCTCGACGACGGCCTCCGGGACCGCTCGGGTGCGTTCCCGCTGACGGTGCCGTACCGACTCATCTCCATGTTCTCGGTGTATGGCGACACCGTGCTCGACCCGTTTCTCGGGACCGGGACGACCACGCTGGCAGCGATGGTCGCCGGTCGGAACTCGGTTGGGGTGGACCGCGATCCGGACCTGCTATCGGCGCTCGAAGACCGAGTCGCCACCGCACCGGAACGCTCCCGGACCATCGCTCAGGAGCGCCTCGCCGACCACCGCTCGTGGGTGGAACAGCGGCGGGCCGACGGCAAGGAACCGGGCTACGAAGCCAAGCAGTACGACTTCGCCGTCAACACGAAACAGGAGCAGCGGATTCAGTTCTACGCGGTCGACTCTATCGAGCCGACCGATGACGGTTTCCGGGCCGTCCACGAGCCGGTCGAGTAA
- a CDS encoding transcription initiation factor IIB family protein: MSEHTRTRQQHEEQTTESTESESTACPECSGSLVIDDEHGETVCEDCGLVVESDEIDRGPEWRAFDSSEKDEKSRVGAPTTNMMHDKGLSTNIDWRDKDAYGNSLSGKQRQKMQRLRKWNERFRTRDSKERNLKQALGEIDRMASALGLPENVRETASVIYRRALDEDLLPGRSIEGVSTASVYAAARQAGVPRSLDEITEVSRVEKSEIARTYRYVVRELSLEVRPADPESYVPRFASSLELSDEAEHRARQLLQNAKEQGVHSGKSPVGLAAAAVYAAALLTNEKTTQAAVSEVADISEVTIRNRYHELLEAEQDLPVA; encoded by the coding sequence ATGAGTGAACACACACGGACGCGACAGCAGCATGAGGAACAGACGACGGAGTCGACGGAATCGGAGAGCACAGCGTGCCCGGAGTGCAGTGGCTCGCTCGTTATCGACGACGAACACGGCGAGACGGTCTGTGAGGACTGTGGCCTAGTCGTCGAGTCCGACGAAATCGACCGCGGGCCCGAGTGGCGCGCGTTCGACTCCAGCGAGAAAGACGAGAAGTCCCGCGTCGGCGCGCCGACGACGAACATGATGCACGACAAGGGCCTCTCGACCAACATCGACTGGCGCGATAAGGACGCCTACGGCAACTCCCTGTCGGGCAAACAGCGCCAGAAGATGCAACGCCTGCGCAAGTGGAACGAGCGGTTCCGTACCCGTGACTCCAAGGAGCGCAACCTCAAGCAGGCCCTCGGTGAGATCGACCGCATGGCCTCCGCGCTCGGTCTGCCGGAGAACGTCCGCGAGACGGCCAGCGTCATCTACCGCCGTGCACTCGACGAAGACCTGCTTCCCGGCCGCTCCATCGAGGGTGTCTCGACGGCCTCCGTCTACGCCGCCGCTCGTCAGGCCGGCGTCCCGCGGAGCCTCGACGAGATCACGGAGGTCTCCCGCGTCGAAAAGAGCGAGATCGCCCGCACCTACCGCTACGTCGTCCGCGAGCTCTCGCTCGAAGTCCGCCCCGCCGATCCCGAGAGCTACGTCCCGCGGTTTGCCTCCTCGCTTGAACTGTCCGACGAGGCCGAGCACCGCGCCCGCCAACTGCTCCAGAACGCCAAGGAACAGGGCGTCCACTCCGGTAAGTCGCCGGTCGGCCTCGCCGCCGCCGCCGTCTACGCCGCTGCGCTGTTGACCAACGAGAAGACGACCCAAGCCGCGGTATCTGAGGTCGCCGACATCTCCGAGGTCACCATCCGCAACCGCTATCACGAACTGCTGGAAGCCGAGCAGGACCTTCCTGTCGCGTAA
- a CDS encoding DUF726 domain-containing protein yields the protein MFQRSIQSGELDSQTRRRFLKASTGTVASVAALGASGSVRGGKFGGDDGEYTAPSGFPLVSTRDQFTDDAKLKSEYTETEYEAIGDWDSSQDSDYSELVIFVHGWSLGETDARNAAYTCQIGLEENEYDQFTVGFTWDADKGDGIGWNEGVAIAEQNGPKLAQWVVDHNDGGGLPIRIIGHSLGAKVAVEAVESLHERGREDAVTSVTLLGGAIGESVVEVDEAYGEPIEYATTSFNNFHKDDDTVLGIAFSAAEWAEAVGETGVQSPEDAPENYTDYDVTEIVADHNSYYEPSEGCLPAVVETFQ from the coding sequence ATGTTCCAACGTAGCATACAATCGGGCGAACTGGACAGCCAAACGCGACGGAGGTTCCTCAAAGCCTCGACCGGTACTGTGGCATCGGTGGCAGCACTCGGTGCGAGTGGCTCTGTACGAGGCGGCAAATTCGGCGGTGATGACGGAGAGTACACGGCTCCATCGGGGTTCCCGCTCGTTTCGACGCGTGATCAGTTCACAGACGACGCAAAACTGAAATCTGAGTATACTGAGACAGAGTACGAAGCAATCGGGGATTGGGACTCTAGTCAGGACAGTGATTATTCGGAACTCGTCATCTTCGTCCACGGTTGGAGTCTCGGGGAAACGGATGCTCGAAACGCCGCCTACACCTGTCAGATCGGGCTTGAAGAGAACGAATACGACCAATTCACCGTGGGATTTACTTGGGATGCCGATAAGGGCGACGGCATCGGCTGGAACGAGGGCGTCGCTATCGCCGAACAGAACGGTCCGAAACTCGCACAGTGGGTTGTCGACCACAACGACGGCGGTGGGCTTCCAATCCGGATAATCGGACATTCGCTTGGCGCAAAGGTAGCTGTCGAGGCGGTGGAATCGCTTCACGAGCGCGGCCGTGAAGATGCCGTCACATCGGTGACGCTACTGGGTGGCGCTATCGGAGAATCCGTCGTTGAGGTCGACGAAGCGTACGGTGAGCCGATTGAGTACGCCACCACGTCTTTCAACAACTTCCACAAGGACGACGACACGGTGCTGGGGATTGCATTCAGTGCTGCCGAGTGGGCGGAAGCGGTCGGTGAAACGGGTGTTCAGAGTCCCGAAGATGCCCCCGAAAACTACACTGATTACGATGTAACGGAGATCGTTGCTGACCACAATTCATATTACGAACCTAGCGAGGGGTGTCTGCCCGCTGTCGTCGAGACGTTTCAGTAG
- a CDS encoding flippase-like domain-containing protein, with translation MTAVEVSVVLPAYNEADTIEQTVSTTLETLASFLPEDAYEVIVAEDGCSDRTPEIATRLAHEDSRVRHVHSDDRLGRGGALEYAFERADGETLVYFDTDLATDMSHLEELVNAVRIDGYDVATGSRWMPENRADRPAKRGIPSFGYNTLVRAVLRSEIQDHQCGFKAFDRQALETLLPRVQDEHWFWDTELLVKAQRDGYRVKEFPVDWTPKGDSKVDIVRDVFGMGSQILRTFWELSVSPRITREVSLGAGTMLVVIALLLMTQYLDPDRVLAEMAGAAPEIVALSAVVYAVSWPLRGIRYRDILVSMGYRERWGFLTGAIFISQTGNLVFPARAGDAVRAYVIKARRSIPYPSGFASLAVERVFDLLTITLLAGVVMIGLAATGSAEQLLTALTGGTVGGDAASSGRTAVAVAAGVGLAAIGAVVAIVASARTDRNFVRAIIGRLSSDSYADYVAGVIEGFVGDVQTVAADGPAFARVGAGSLLIWTLDVVTALIVFAAFGYSLTPSLVAVGFFAVSVGNLAKVLPLTPGGVGLYEGAFTVIVASLTPVSVAAAVGVAIVDHAVKNVVTIIGGVASMAWLNVSLTTAVEESQSTDAIEPETND, from the coding sequence ATGACTGCAGTCGAGGTGAGCGTCGTTCTCCCTGCCTACAACGAAGCAGACACCATCGAGCAGACGGTCTCCACAACGCTCGAAACGCTCGCCTCGTTTCTCCCCGAAGACGCGTATGAAGTTATCGTCGCAGAGGACGGCTGCTCGGACCGCACGCCAGAAATCGCGACGCGACTCGCACACGAGGACAGCCGGGTCCGACACGTCCACAGCGACGACCGCCTCGGCCGCGGTGGCGCGTTAGAGTATGCCTTCGAGCGGGCCGACGGCGAGACGCTGGTGTATTTCGATACTGATCTGGCGACGGACATGTCGCATCTCGAAGAGTTGGTCAACGCTGTCCGTATCGATGGGTACGACGTGGCGACGGGATCGCGCTGGATGCCTGAGAACCGTGCCGATAGACCCGCAAAGAGAGGTATTCCGAGCTTCGGCTACAACACGCTTGTCCGGGCGGTCCTCCGGTCCGAGATTCAGGATCATCAGTGCGGGTTCAAAGCGTTCGACCGGCAGGCACTGGAGACGCTACTGCCCCGCGTGCAGGACGAACACTGGTTCTGGGACACTGAACTGCTGGTGAAGGCCCAGCGCGACGGCTACCGGGTGAAGGAGTTCCCTGTCGACTGGACACCGAAGGGTGATTCGAAGGTCGATATCGTCCGGGACGTGTTCGGGATGGGCAGCCAGATACTCCGGACCTTCTGGGAACTGTCGGTCAGTCCCCGAATCACCCGCGAGGTATCGCTCGGCGCGGGGACGATGCTCGTCGTTATTGCTCTCCTGTTGATGACGCAGTATCTCGACCCCGACCGCGTCCTCGCGGAGATGGCCGGCGCAGCACCGGAGATCGTCGCGCTGAGCGCCGTCGTCTACGCCGTCTCGTGGCCGCTTCGCGGTATCCGCTACCGAGACATCCTCGTTTCGATGGGGTATCGAGAGCGCTGGGGGTTCCTGACGGGAGCGATATTCATCAGCCAGACTGGAAACCTCGTGTTTCCGGCACGGGCCGGCGATGCTGTCCGGGCGTACGTCATCAAGGCCCGTCGCTCGATTCCGTACCCCTCCGGGTTCGCATCGCTGGCCGTCGAGCGGGTGTTCGACCTGCTGACGATAACGCTGCTTGCCGGCGTCGTTATGATCGGACTGGCTGCAACCGGGTCGGCCGAACAGTTGCTGACCGCGTTGACAGGCGGCACCGTCGGCGGCGACGCGGCAAGCAGCGGTCGAACGGCCGTCGCCGTCGCCGCCGGGGTCGGCCTCGCAGCGATCGGCGCGGTGGTCGCTATCGTCGCCAGCGCACGCACGGACCGGAACTTCGTCCGGGCGATTATCGGCCGACTGAGCAGCGACTCGTATGCCGACTACGTCGCCGGCGTTATCGAGGGGTTCGTCGGTGACGTGCAGACAGTTGCTGCCGACGGCCCAGCCTTCGCTCGTGTCGGTGCGGGGAGTCTGCTCATCTGGACGCTTGATGTGGTTACGGCGTTGATCGTCTTCGCCGCTTTCGGCTACAGCCTGACGCCGTCGCTGGTGGCTGTCGGCTTTTTCGCGGTCAGCGTCGGTAACCTCGCAAAGGTCCTGCCGCTGACACCCGGCGGCGTCGGTCTCTATGAGGGGGCATTCACCGTCATCGTCGCGTCGCTGACGCCGGTCAGCGTCGCCGCGGCTGTCGGCGTCGCTATCGTCGACCACGCGGTCAAGAACGTCGTCACCATCATCGGCGGCGTCGCGTCGATGGCTTGGCTCAACGTCTCGCTGACGACGGCCGTCGAGGAGTCCCAGTCTACAGACGCTATCGAACCGGAAACGAACGACTGA